In one window of Labilithrix sp. DNA:
- a CDS encoding acyl-CoA desaturase, with protein MNKRDYGWLVSAPFFGVHVAAVVGVAMLGWSWKGLGLALAFYYIRMFGVTGGYHRYFSHRTYRTSRWFQFCLAFLAQMSLQKGALWWAAHHRDHHKHSDTKLDPHSFREDGFWWSHVGWILSTETEDTLEKNIPDLMRYPELRWLNKYHLVPGVMMGFASFFIAGWYGLVWAFLVSTVLLWHGTFAINSLAHWWGRRRYATTDDSKNSLALALVTMGEGWHNNHHYYQRSVRQGFFWWEIDLTFYVLKAMSWVGLVWDLQLPPQKVLEGKLEEGRRIPVRPVAPAPSPVPASVATIEAAAE; from the coding sequence ATGAACAAGCGGGACTACGGCTGGCTGGTGAGCGCGCCGTTCTTCGGGGTGCACGTGGCCGCCGTGGTGGGTGTGGCGATGCTCGGCTGGTCCTGGAAGGGCCTCGGGCTCGCCCTCGCCTTCTATTACATCCGGATGTTCGGGGTGACGGGCGGCTACCACCGCTACTTCTCGCACCGCACGTACCGGACGAGCCGCTGGTTCCAGTTCTGTCTCGCGTTCCTCGCGCAGATGTCGCTCCAGAAGGGCGCGCTCTGGTGGGCGGCGCATCACCGCGACCATCACAAGCACTCCGACACGAAGCTCGATCCGCACTCGTTCCGCGAGGACGGCTTCTGGTGGTCGCACGTCGGCTGGATCCTCTCGACCGAGACCGAGGACACGCTCGAGAAGAACATCCCCGATCTGATGCGCTACCCCGAGCTCCGCTGGCTCAACAAGTACCACCTCGTCCCGGGGGTGATGATGGGGTTCGCGAGCTTCTTCATCGCCGGCTGGTACGGGCTCGTCTGGGCGTTCCTCGTCTCGACGGTGCTCCTCTGGCACGGCACCTTCGCGATCAACTCGCTCGCGCACTGGTGGGGTCGCCGCCGCTACGCGACGACGGACGACAGCAAGAACAGCCTCGCGCTCGCGCTCGTCACGATGGGCGAGGGCTGGCACAACAACCACCACTACTACCAGCGCTCGGTGCGTCAGGGCTTCTTCTGGTGGGAGATCGATCTCACCTTCTACGTGCTCAAGGCGATGAGCTGGGTCGGCCTCGTGTGGGACCTCCAGCTGCCGCCGCAGAAGGTCCTCGAGGGCAAGCTCGAAGAGGGCCGCCGCATCCCGGTGCGCCCCGTCGCTCCGGCGCCGTCTCCGGTGCCGGCGTCGGTCGCGACGATCGAAGCTGCTGCAGAGTGA
- a CDS encoding MFS transporter — translation MLSVAVGWQVLEISGQPLALGLSGLAIFLPNFLLALAGGQLADRADRRVILICCNVGLTSCAAALALLAHSGQRNLLPIYGVLVVIGVIRAFSGPAGQALMPSLVDKSLLERAVALGSSSWQLAMIAGPSIGGVLYAATGRPSIVYTVCACVALVAVLAVVGIGHRATDRAERPTGRATLAELFAGIRYVWSDKPILGSISLDLFAVLLGGAVALLPIFARDFLHTGPWGLGVLRSAPAVGAALTAFTLAFFPLRRRAGVTMFVCVFLFGVATIVFGRSRSFFLSLGALAFLGAADMVSVVVRSTLIQLRTPDAMRGRVSAVNMVFIGASNDLGEFESGVTAEWLGPELAVMIGGIGTCLVVLAWALMFPELRKIDRMNDP, via the coding sequence ATGCTGAGCGTCGCGGTCGGGTGGCAGGTCCTCGAGATCTCGGGCCAGCCCCTCGCGCTCGGCCTCTCCGGCCTCGCGATCTTCCTCCCCAACTTCCTCCTCGCCCTCGCCGGCGGTCAGCTCGCCGATCGCGCCGACCGGCGCGTCATCCTCATTTGCTGCAACGTCGGGCTCACGTCGTGCGCCGCCGCGCTCGCGCTCCTCGCGCACAGCGGCCAGCGGAACCTCCTGCCGATCTACGGCGTGCTCGTCGTCATCGGCGTCATCCGCGCGTTCAGCGGCCCCGCGGGGCAGGCGCTCATGCCGAGCCTCGTCGACAAGTCGCTCCTCGAGCGCGCGGTCGCGCTCGGGTCCTCGTCGTGGCAGCTCGCGATGATCGCGGGCCCGTCGATCGGCGGCGTCCTCTACGCCGCCACCGGCAGGCCGAGTATCGTCTACACCGTCTGCGCGTGCGTCGCGCTCGTCGCGGTCCTCGCGGTGGTCGGGATCGGGCATCGCGCGACCGATCGCGCGGAGCGGCCGACCGGGCGCGCGACGCTCGCGGAGCTCTTCGCCGGCATCCGCTACGTCTGGTCCGACAAGCCGATCCTCGGGTCGATCTCGCTCGACCTCTTCGCGGTGCTGCTCGGCGGCGCGGTCGCGCTCCTCCCCATCTTCGCGCGCGACTTCCTCCACACCGGTCCGTGGGGCCTCGGCGTGCTCCGGAGCGCGCCCGCCGTCGGCGCCGCGCTGACGGCGTTCACGCTCGCGTTCTTCCCGCTCCGCCGTCGCGCCGGCGTCACGATGTTCGTCTGCGTCTTCCTCTTCGGCGTCGCGACGATCGTGTTCGGGCGCTCGCGGAGCTTCTTCCTCTCGCTCGGCGCGCTCGCGTTCCTCGGCGCGGCGGACATGGTCAGCGTCGTCGTACGATCGACCCTCATCCAGCTCCGCACCCCGGACGCGATGCGCGGGCGCGTGAGCGCGGTGAACATGGTGTTCATCGGCGCGTCGAACGACCTCGGCGAGTTCGAGTCGGGCGTGACCGCGGAGTGGCTGGGGCCCGAGCTCGCGGTCATGATCGGCGGGATCGGGACCTGCCTCGTCGTCCTCGCGTGGGCCCTCATGTTCCCGGAGCTGCGGAAGATCGACCGGATGAACGACCCGTAA
- a CDS encoding trypsin-like peptidase domain-containing protein — translation MFARPRIAAFLFSLLATTGCSLLGPAEVATAASAEWGPGTSDLRKVTALVRVTPPARLKAAFETVAARTDDPDYADFLRMHAGGGFGSGFLMVHHSAAGSAAFVVTNRHVIAESEEAEVSFADGTTYKGCDVVYASSKYDLAVVALPDSALRALGPGLRPAPRPASDRLGVVATGYPGVAGRPSFQVTDGKVSNATFSLPELGLEETFVQHTAPIDPGSSGGPLTDESGALVGVNVMLMRQRSSMFFAVPAAAVVETVRHAHELAVKTRSPEWMTAELDKSCSSLAAELGSTTKSERLLSFVSNAVVADRGIESYSLLLRTPLGSNIRQQFFRDPMDAMRRSVIIRLGVQSSIAGGATGTCAPLHPSDAATIADGKPVRRAIATSSGRGVEVVWTFEHGAWRIAGGDFHEPTVAAAEPARPAKLAKHQGAKVKP, via the coding sequence ATGTTCGCTCGTCCCCGCATCGCCGCCTTCCTGTTCTCCCTCCTCGCCACGACCGGCTGTTCCCTGCTCGGACCGGCAGAGGTCGCGACCGCCGCGTCCGCGGAGTGGGGTCCCGGCACGAGCGATCTCCGCAAGGTGACCGCGCTCGTCCGCGTGACGCCGCCGGCGCGGCTGAAGGCGGCGTTCGAGACGGTCGCGGCGCGCACGGACGATCCCGACTACGCGGACTTCCTCCGCATGCACGCGGGCGGCGGCTTCGGGAGCGGCTTCCTCATGGTCCATCACTCGGCCGCGGGCTCGGCGGCGTTCGTCGTCACGAACCGGCACGTGATCGCGGAGTCGGAGGAGGCCGAGGTCTCCTTCGCCGACGGCACGACGTACAAGGGATGCGACGTCGTCTACGCGAGCTCCAAGTACGATCTCGCCGTCGTCGCGCTCCCCGACTCCGCGCTCCGCGCGCTCGGCCCCGGCCTCCGCCCCGCGCCGCGTCCCGCGAGCGATCGCCTCGGCGTCGTCGCCACCGGCTATCCCGGCGTCGCCGGTCGCCCCAGCTTCCAGGTCACCGACGGCAAGGTGTCGAACGCGACGTTCTCGCTCCCCGAGCTCGGGCTCGAAGAGACGTTCGTGCAGCACACCGCGCCGATCGATCCCGGCTCGAGCGGCGGACCGCTCACCGACGAGAGCGGCGCGCTCGTCGGCGTCAACGTGATGCTGATGCGCCAGCGCTCGTCGATGTTCTTCGCGGTGCCGGCCGCCGCCGTCGTCGAGACGGTGCGTCACGCGCACGAGCTCGCGGTGAAGACGCGATCGCCGGAGTGGATGACGGCGGAGCTCGACAAGTCGTGCTCGTCGCTCGCGGCGGAACTCGGCAGCACGACGAAGTCGGAGCGCCTCCTCTCCTTCGTGTCGAACGCGGTCGTCGCGGACCGCGGCATCGAGAGCTACTCGCTCCTCCTCCGCACGCCGCTCGGCTCGAACATCCGGCAGCAGTTCTTCCGCGATCCGATGGACGCGATGCGCCGGAGCGTGATCATCCGGCTCGGCGTTCAGTCGTCGATCGCCGGCGGCGCGACGGGCACGTGCGCGCCGCTCCACCCGAGCGATGCCGCGACGATCGCGGACGGCAAGCCGGTCCGCCGCGCGATCGCGACGAGCAGCGGCCGCGGCGTCGAGGTGGTCTGGACCTTCGAGCACGGCGCGTGGCGCATCGCGGGCGGCGACTTCCACGAGCCCACCGTCGCGGCGGCCGAGCCGGCCCGTCCCGCGAAGCTCGCGAAGCACCAGGGCGCGAAGGTGAAGCCGTGA
- a CDS encoding phosphate/phosphite/phosphonate ABC transporter substrate-binding protein, giving the protein MSVWGFGIVQTQELERAGSRVFEELCLLLSEAAGTTLRPVVAQGHRDLADSVESGDVALAWLPPIMSIELETRGITTVLAIPARNGTTTYHSALIVRKGGPRSIAELRGRRAVWVQRDSAAGYIVPRMNLASQGIDVLRYFMREMFVHSHPGVIDAVVSGEADVGATYCHVEAGTSRVIRGAWVDDAGRPLRPIEVLSTFGPIPNDALVCSNDLSATARAGLARAILDASPRVRDLFTKLLGSGDFRVPSAAHFDSLKHTLRAARARGHDANPNSSRMAIRVARKS; this is encoded by the coding sequence GTGTCGGTCTGGGGCTTCGGGATCGTCCAGACGCAAGAGCTCGAGCGGGCCGGATCGCGCGTCTTCGAGGAGCTCTGCCTCCTCTTGTCCGAGGCCGCGGGCACGACGCTCCGGCCGGTCGTCGCGCAAGGCCATCGCGACCTCGCCGACTCGGTCGAGAGCGGCGACGTCGCGCTCGCGTGGCTCCCGCCGATCATGTCGATCGAGCTCGAGACGCGCGGGATCACGACCGTGCTCGCGATCCCGGCCCGCAACGGGACGACGACCTACCACTCGGCGCTCATCGTGCGAAAAGGCGGGCCGCGCTCGATCGCGGAGCTCCGCGGCCGGCGCGCGGTCTGGGTCCAGCGCGACAGCGCCGCGGGCTACATCGTCCCGCGGATGAACCTCGCGTCGCAGGGGATCGACGTCCTCCGCTACTTCATGCGCGAGATGTTCGTGCACTCGCACCCGGGCGTCATCGACGCGGTGGTCTCGGGCGAGGCCGACGTCGGCGCGACGTACTGCCATGTCGAGGCCGGGACGAGCCGCGTGATCCGCGGCGCGTGGGTCGACGACGCGGGGCGCCCGCTCCGGCCGATCGAGGTCCTCTCGACCTTCGGGCCGATCCCGAACGACGCGCTCGTCTGCTCGAACGACCTCTCCGCGACCGCTCGCGCCGGCCTCGCGCGCGCGATCCTCGACGCGTCCCCGCGCGTCCGCGACCTCTTCACGAAGCTCCTCGGCTCGGGCGATTTCAGGGTCCCCTCCGCCGCCCACTTCGACTCGCTGAAGCACACGCTCCGCGCCGCCCGCGCGCGCGGCCACGACGCGAACCCCAACTCGAGCCGCATGGCGATCCGGGTCGCGCGGAAGAGCTGA
- the serA gene encoding phosphoglycerate dehydrogenase codes for MAPPSTYPKPQIKVLLLENVHASAHEIFGGEGFQVEAVPRSMKEEELVERLQSGVNLLGIRSKTRVTAKALEAGKDLLSVGAFCIGTNQIDLEAAKRCGVPVFNAPFSNTRSVAELVICEVIMLSRHLGDRSREVHEGKWRKIAKGAHEIRGKTLGIVGYGHIGSQVGVLAEAMGMRVISYDIRATLPMGNNRPVDSLETLLAQSDFVTLHVPETPQTKGMIGIKELELMKNDASLLNLSRGTVVDLDALASIIKAGKLGGAALDVYPEEPEGNEDTFSSVVCGLPNVVLTPHIGGSTAEAQEAIGREVASTLVRYTNSGTTAGSVSFPRVEQPKLPGAHRVLNVHRNVPGVLRDINKIVSDRNANVLGQVLATDPDVGYLVMDLDKEVANDVHTAIEALPTSIKTRILY; via the coding sequence ATGGCCCCGCCGAGCACGTATCCGAAGCCGCAGATCAAGGTCCTCCTCCTCGAGAACGTCCACGCGTCGGCGCACGAGATCTTCGGCGGCGAGGGCTTTCAGGTCGAAGCCGTCCCTCGCTCGATGAAAGAGGAGGAGCTGGTGGAGCGCCTGCAGAGCGGCGTGAACCTCCTCGGCATCCGCAGCAAGACGCGCGTCACGGCGAAGGCGCTCGAGGCCGGCAAGGACCTCCTCTCCGTCGGCGCCTTCTGCATCGGCACGAACCAGATCGACCTCGAGGCCGCGAAGCGCTGCGGCGTCCCCGTCTTCAACGCGCCGTTCAGCAACACGCGCAGCGTCGCCGAGCTCGTCATCTGCGAGGTCATCATGCTGTCGCGTCACCTCGGCGATCGATCGCGCGAGGTGCACGAGGGCAAGTGGCGCAAGATCGCGAAGGGCGCGCACGAGATCCGCGGCAAGACGCTCGGCATCGTCGGCTACGGCCACATCGGCTCGCAGGTCGGCGTGCTCGCCGAGGCGATGGGCATGCGCGTCATCTCGTACGACATCCGCGCGACGCTCCCGATGGGCAACAACCGCCCCGTCGACTCGCTCGAGACGCTGCTCGCGCAGAGCGACTTCGTCACCCTCCACGTCCCCGAGACGCCGCAGACGAAGGGCATGATCGGGATCAAGGAGCTCGAGCTGATGAAGAACGACGCGTCGCTGCTCAACCTGAGCCGCGGCACGGTCGTCGATCTCGACGCGCTCGCCTCCATCATCAAGGCGGGCAAGCTCGGCGGCGCCGCGCTCGACGTGTACCCGGAGGAGCCGGAGGGCAACGAGGACACGTTCTCGAGCGTCGTCTGCGGCTTGCCGAACGTCGTGCTCACGCCGCACATCGGCGGCTCGACCGCGGAGGCGCAGGAGGCGATCGGGCGCGAGGTCGCGAGCACGCTCGTCCGCTACACGAACAGCGGCACCACCGCGGGCTCGGTGAGCTTCCCGCGCGTCGAGCAGCCCAAGCTCCCCGGCGCGCACCGCGTCCTCAACGTTCACCGCAACGTCCCCGGCGTCCTCCGCGACATCAACAAGATCGTCTCCGACCGCAACGCGAACGTCCTCGGCCAGGTCCTCGCGACCGATCCCGACGTCGGCTACCTCGTCATGGACCTCGACAAGGAGGTCGCCAACGACGTGCACACGGCGATCGAGGCGCTCCCGACGTCGATCAAGACGCGGATCCTTTATTAA
- a CDS encoding helix-turn-helix transcriptional regulator: MERTTARRLRGFVLDGAEPVYVLEMPRSSASAASGLSAAERAVAELAVAGLSNAAIGARRGTSARTIAAQLASIYRKLGVSSRAELVVTIARGAAE; encoded by the coding sequence GTGGAACGGACGACGGCGAGACGGCTCCGCGGCTTCGTCCTCGACGGCGCCGAGCCCGTGTACGTGCTCGAGATGCCGAGGTCGTCCGCGTCCGCGGCGTCGGGGCTCTCCGCCGCGGAGCGCGCGGTCGCGGAGCTCGCGGTCGCGGGCCTCTCCAACGCCGCGATCGGCGCGCGGCGCGGGACGTCGGCGCGGACGATCGCGGCGCAGCTCGCGAGCATCTACCGGAAGCTCGGCGTGTCGTCGCGCGCGGAGCTCGTCGTCACGATCGCGCGCGGCGCGGCGGAATGA
- a CDS encoding class II glutamine amidotransferase, which produces MCRLVGIVASEVSEFGLVLKEAPRSLARLSREHPDGWGVAAHGDPEAMPPPSTRSPHENGWRIHKGTRPAGECDRFHQVAARSVGNVLVAHVRQKTIGPTRIENTHPFVQSGWVFAHNGTLKDYEWIREAISIERRAQLRGDTDSEVLFAYVLTHLDTAGVTLTTAADPAARAEATRVLDHVAAEMRARQAGAFNFLLSDGASLFVHRFGRSLFLLERGPSDPIRTERDIDSSASLETPWTKRRHAALIASERLTDEPWRELPEGTFLRIDLRPKPTIIAVNAPDRAA; this is translated from the coding sequence ATGTGCAGGCTCGTCGGGATCGTCGCCTCCGAGGTGAGCGAGTTCGGGTTGGTCTTGAAGGAGGCGCCGCGGAGCCTCGCGCGCCTCTCGCGCGAGCACCCCGACGGCTGGGGCGTCGCCGCGCACGGCGATCCGGAGGCGATGCCGCCGCCGTCGACGCGGTCGCCGCACGAGAACGGCTGGCGCATCCACAAGGGCACGCGCCCCGCGGGCGAGTGCGACCGCTTCCATCAGGTCGCGGCGCGGAGCGTCGGCAACGTGCTCGTCGCGCACGTGCGGCAGAAGACGATCGGCCCCACCCGCATCGAGAACACGCATCCCTTCGTGCAGAGCGGCTGGGTGTTCGCGCACAACGGCACGCTCAAGGACTACGAGTGGATCCGCGAAGCGATCTCGATCGAGCGCCGCGCGCAGCTCCGCGGCGACACCGACAGCGAGGTCCTCTTCGCCTACGTGCTCACGCACCTCGACACCGCGGGCGTCACGCTCACGACCGCAGCGGACCCCGCCGCGCGCGCGGAGGCGACGCGCGTGCTCGACCACGTCGCCGCCGAGATGCGCGCGCGCCAAGCCGGCGCGTTCAACTTCCTCCTCTCCGACGGCGCCTCGCTCTTCGTGCACCGCTTCGGCCGCTCGCTGTTCCTCCTCGAGCGCGGCCCCAGCGATCCGATCCGCACCGAGCGCGACATCGACTCGTCCGCGAGCCTCGAGACGCCATGGACGAAGCGCCGCCACGCCGCCCTCATCGCCTCCGAGCGCCTCACCGACGAGCCATGGCGCGAGCTCCCGGAGGGCACCTTCCTCCGCATCGACCTCCGCCCGAAGCCGACGATCATCGCCGTCAACGCCCCCGATCGCGCGGCTTAG
- a CDS encoding TonB-dependent receptor plug domain-containing protein gives MPRQNATELLKLAPGILLTNAGGDGHAEQIFLRGFDAREGQDVEVTAAGVPVNEAGNLHGNGYADLHFIIPELVDSLRVVEGPFDPHQGNFAVAGSAAYSLGLAKRGLTAKYTTGSFGTQRMLLTWGPGGESNHTFAGAELFAADGFGQNRASKRGSAMAQYEGKLGARGTWRAGAQAYSNVYKSAGVLRAVDVDRDVVGFYDTYDKRQGGDSARYSTWADLETKTAGNTILRQQVFFIMRDMRLTENFTGFLLDVQQAQQSPHAQRGDLFDLHVDSQTFGAKGSARWRTKALGQPQELELGYYARHDKTHSTQQRIDAVTTVPYRTETDLDSRLADIGLFGDVGLRPFSWLNLRGGVRGDLVTFDVLDNCAQKTVRQPSPGNPPGDASCLSQQDLGRYRDPNERRATSAIAVLPRGSILVGPFTGFTMSASLGRGIRSIDPVYINQDLATPFASITAGEVGVSYVRDVHDVELSARSLFFQTHVDRDLIFSETAGRALLANGTTRTGWVGAVRATGAWFDEAAHLTLVRSTFDDTGFLVPYVPDVVLRSDTSVHHDLPLKIADTPLFGAISAGVTYVGRRALPFGERSNTIFTLDTSATIAWRSYEVGLIATNLFDRRYRLSEFNYASDFRNESQPTLVPARHFTAGAPRGLFLTLAVSFGGP, from the coding sequence GTGCCGCGGCAGAACGCGACCGAGCTGCTCAAGCTCGCGCCTGGCATCCTTCTCACCAACGCCGGCGGGGACGGGCACGCGGAGCAGATCTTCCTTCGTGGGTTCGACGCGCGGGAAGGGCAGGACGTCGAGGTCACCGCGGCGGGGGTGCCCGTCAACGAAGCGGGGAATCTGCACGGAAATGGGTACGCCGACCTCCACTTCATCATCCCCGAGCTCGTCGACTCGCTTCGCGTCGTCGAGGGACCGTTCGATCCGCATCAAGGGAACTTCGCCGTCGCCGGGAGCGCCGCCTACTCGCTCGGGCTCGCGAAGCGGGGGCTCACCGCGAAGTACACGACCGGCTCGTTCGGGACGCAGCGCATGCTGCTCACCTGGGGCCCCGGCGGCGAGAGCAACCACACCTTCGCGGGGGCGGAGCTCTTCGCCGCGGATGGGTTCGGGCAGAACCGCGCGTCGAAGCGCGGGAGCGCGATGGCGCAATACGAAGGGAAGCTCGGCGCGCGCGGCACCTGGCGCGCCGGCGCGCAGGCGTACTCGAACGTCTACAAAAGCGCCGGCGTGCTGCGCGCGGTCGACGTCGATCGCGACGTGGTCGGCTTCTACGACACCTACGACAAACGGCAGGGCGGCGACTCCGCGCGCTACTCGACGTGGGCCGACCTCGAGACCAAGACCGCGGGCAATACGATCCTGCGGCAACAGGTGTTCTTCATCATGCGCGACATGCGCCTGACCGAGAACTTCACCGGGTTCTTGCTCGACGTGCAGCAGGCCCAGCAGAGCCCGCACGCGCAGCGCGGCGACCTCTTCGATCTCCACGTCGACTCGCAGACCTTCGGCGCGAAGGGCTCCGCGCGCTGGCGGACGAAGGCGCTCGGGCAGCCGCAGGAGCTCGAGCTCGGCTACTACGCGCGCCACGACAAAACCCACTCGACGCAGCAACGCATCGACGCCGTCACGACGGTGCCTTATCGCACCGAGACCGATCTCGACTCGCGCCTCGCCGACATCGGGCTCTTCGGCGACGTCGGGCTCCGCCCCTTCTCGTGGCTCAACCTCCGCGGCGGCGTCCGCGGCGACCTCGTCACGTTCGACGTCCTCGACAACTGCGCGCAGAAGACGGTGCGCCAGCCGTCGCCCGGCAACCCGCCCGGCGACGCGAGCTGCCTCTCGCAGCAGGACCTCGGCCGCTACCGCGACCCGAACGAACGGCGCGCGACCTCCGCGATCGCGGTGCTGCCGCGCGGCTCGATCCTCGTCGGGCCGTTCACCGGCTTCACGATGTCGGCGTCGCTCGGGCGCGGCATCCGCTCGATCGATCCCGTGTACATCAACCAGGACCTCGCGACGCCGTTCGCGAGCATCACCGCGGGCGAGGTCGGCGTCAGCTACGTGCGCGACGTGCACGACGTCGAGCTCTCCGCGCGCTCGCTCTTCTTCCAGACGCACGTCGATCGCGACCTCATCTTCAGCGAGACCGCCGGCCGCGCGCTCCTCGCGAACGGGACGACGCGCACGGGATGGGTCGGCGCGGTGCGCGCGACCGGCGCGTGGTTCGACGAAGCGGCCCACCTCACGCTCGTGCGCTCGACCTTCGACGACACCGGCTTCCTCGTCCCCTACGTGCCCGACGTCGTGCTCCGCTCCGACACGTCCGTCCACCACGACCTCCCGCTGAAGATCGCGGACACGCCGCTCTTCGGCGCGATCTCGGCCGGCGTCACGTACGTCGGTCGCCGCGCGCTCCCGTTCGGCGAGCGCAGCAACACCATCTTCACCCTCGACACCTCCGCGACGATCGCGTGGCGGAGCTACGAGGTCGGCCTCATCGCGACGAACCTCTTCGATCGCCGCTACCGCCTCTCCGAGTTCAACTACGCCTCCGACTTCCGCAACGAGTCGCAGCCCACGCTCGTGCCCGCGCGCCACTTCACCGCCGGCGCGCCGCGCGGCCTCTTCCTCACCCTCGCGGTGAGCTTCGGAGGCCCCTGA
- a CDS encoding TIGR02996 domain-containing protein → MAKAKKVVEPAKHRVVTSKVIASGLSRAGADGVVAGGGFIDQVKVLDARTGAVRATYGSPARVVCWYAESSHAGAIAAGFGDRTVRIWEPGAKEERVLGPLDGIVASLAWSGDGAYLFTGNCGDNTVRLWDVARGAVVAQGKTKTSATWFVAMTGDAKRAVSGGGGKSIHLWAPMEGREIATLTGHTGKIQGLAFFPDGKRVISASQDKSARIWDLDAQKELLVLGGHTKEVKGVAVAPDGTQVASCSTDGTLRLWDAETGASIAVLSAGAGHAESIVYSADGTELFAGCVDAVVRAFAVPRQAKATRESLAELLELVWADPADDAPRAVVADLLIAEGDPRGEFITLQLDRARGTTSVARRKRERELLALHQREWIGPIAPLVESTHVTFERGFISGCMLKAAKEKGTPKRHPAWSTIKTFIEQDGCPPSLVAHLLALGAKSERAGA, encoded by the coding sequence ATGGCCAAAGCGAAGAAGGTCGTCGAGCCGGCGAAGCATCGTGTCGTCACGAGCAAGGTGATCGCGAGCGGGCTCTCGCGAGCCGGCGCCGACGGCGTCGTCGCGGGCGGCGGGTTCATCGACCAGGTGAAGGTGCTCGATGCTCGAACCGGCGCGGTACGAGCGACCTACGGGTCGCCGGCCCGCGTCGTCTGCTGGTACGCCGAGAGCTCGCACGCCGGCGCGATCGCGGCGGGTTTCGGTGATCGCACCGTCCGCATCTGGGAGCCGGGCGCGAAGGAGGAGCGCGTCCTCGGACCGCTCGACGGCATCGTCGCGTCGCTCGCGTGGTCGGGCGACGGCGCGTACCTCTTCACCGGCAACTGCGGCGACAACACGGTGCGGCTCTGGGACGTGGCGCGCGGCGCGGTCGTCGCGCAGGGGAAGACGAAGACGAGCGCGACGTGGTTCGTCGCGATGACCGGCGACGCCAAGCGCGCCGTGTCGGGCGGCGGCGGCAAGTCCATCCACCTCTGGGCGCCGATGGAGGGACGCGAGATCGCGACGCTCACCGGCCACACCGGCAAGATCCAAGGTCTCGCGTTCTTCCCCGACGGCAAGCGCGTCATCTCGGCTTCGCAGGACAAGAGCGCGCGGATCTGGGACCTCGACGCGCAGAAGGAGTTGCTCGTCCTCGGCGGTCACACGAAGGAGGTGAAGGGCGTCGCGGTCGCGCCCGACGGGACGCAGGTCGCCTCGTGCTCGACGGACGGAACGCTCCGCCTCTGGGACGCCGAGACCGGTGCGTCGATCGCCGTCCTCTCGGCCGGCGCGGGCCACGCGGAGTCGATCGTGTATTCGGCGGACGGTACGGAGCTCTTCGCGGGCTGCGTGGACGCGGTCGTGCGCGCGTTCGCGGTTCCACGTCAGGCCAAGGCGACGCGGGAGAGCCTCGCGGAGCTCCTCGAGCTCGTGTGGGCCGATCCCGCGGACGACGCGCCGCGCGCGGTCGTCGCCGACCTCCTCATCGCCGAGGGCGATCCGCGCGGCGAGTTCATCACCCTGCAGCTCGATCGCGCCCGCGGCACCACGTCCGTCGCGCGGCGGAAGCGCGAACGCGAGCTCCTGGCGCTTCATCAGCGCGAATGGATCGGCCCCATCGCGCCGCTCGTCGAGTCGACCCACGTGACGTTCGAGCGCGGCTTCATCTCGGGATGCATGCTGAAGGCGGCAAAGGAGAAGGGAACGCCGAAGCGCCATCCCGCATGGTCGACGATCAAGACATTCATCGAACAAGACGGCTGCCCACCCTCTCTCGTCGCACACCTCCTCGCGCTCGGCGCCAAATCGGAACGAGCGGGCGCATAG